In Malus sylvestris chromosome 16, drMalSylv7.2, whole genome shotgun sequence, the following are encoded in one genomic region:
- the LOC126606481 gene encoding E3 ubiquitin-protein ligase AIRP2-like, whose amino-acid sequence MWQAQACKSSYGESIKALEADIQHANTLAAALPGDYDGNCIQMRLSYSPFAPFFLYLIEWMDCRCTDILPNYLGLHHVLVYKDGMPSLSSKEQVATLREFYAVIYPYLRQLEGEFNELEDNNNKRSRCTDVLGRKRMEDRRKHSDKDLERDDECGICMENCTKMVLPNCGHSMCITCFHDWNARSKSCPFCRGSLKRVSSRDLWVLTSIGDVIDAVTLAKENLRRFYLYIENLPVVVPATPIVVYDYML is encoded by the exons ATGTGGCAAGCTCAGGCCTGCAAGTCTTCTTATGGAGAATCCATCAAAGCTCTTGAAGCTGATATCCAACATGCCAATACCTT GGCAGCTGCTCTTCCTGGAGATTATGATGGGAACTGTATCCAAATGAGATTGTCTTATAGCCCCTTTGCACCTTTCTTCCTGTATCTCATTGAATGGATGGATTGTCGTTGCACTGATATACTTCCCAATTATTTAGGCCTTCACCACGTCCTTGTATACAAG GATGGAATGCCTTCGTTGTCCTCCAAAGAACAGGTCGCCACTTTAAGGGAATTTTATG CTGTAATATACCCTTATCTTAGACAACTCGAAGGTGAATTTAACGAACTggaagataataataataagagaAGCCGATGCACAGATGTTTTGGGCAGAAAGAGGATGGAAGACCGGAGGAAGCATTCGGATAAAGATCTAGAGAGAGATGATGAATGTGGGATATGCATGGAAAACTGTACAAAAATGGTGTTGCCCAACTGTGGACATTCCATGTGCATCACCTGCTTCCACGATTG GAATGCAAGATCGAAATCCTGCCCTTTTTGCCGCGGCAGCCTAAAGAGAGTTAGCtccagagatttgtgggttctCACTAGCATCGGCGATGTTATTGATGCAGTAACCCTTGCGAAGGAGAACCTAAGACGTTTCTATCTTTATATTGAAAATCTACCTGTTGTTGTGCCGGCAACACCTATTGTGGTATATGATTACATGCTCTGA
- the LOC126608113 gene encoding two-component response regulator ARR11-like isoform X2, with translation MESSFSSPRNDSFPAGLRVLVVDDDPTWLKILEKMLKKCSYEVTTCGLATEALCLLREKKNGYDIVISDVNMPDMDGFKLLEHVGLEMDLPVIMMSVDGETSRVMKGVQHGACDYLLKPIRMKELRNIWQHVFRRKIHEIKDIESHESLEGIQLIRSGSDQYDEGYFLSSDDLTSSRKRKDVDNKYDDKDFADCSSTKKARVVWSVDLHQKFVKAVHQIGFDIGPKKILDLMNVPWLTRENVASHLQKYRLYLGRLQKENDLTSSFGGMKRSNSPSKDAQGSFGLQNSISIQQNDLAHGSFRVSGNNLIAQCVDPKSHEGDAKGIVSEPVAEIKKGSNGNIPDSQKTRSLQMVDFNNSCVEPKNGVIGNVPDSQKIRISPLDFNNSYAETKKGLNGNIPDSQKIRTPQVRPSHSFTSVESEVNFTEFESTIRTKYSWNEIQLKKEQKPLIQLNSGFNKPPLSGPHNHFQVDRLQSIPSISPRPSIVEGDVTGPAKSKPSYSEYINNQGSQVSPTISTADSFPDQIKSCVVNHQVSETISSSTSNMKNQGFNLSSVTDLESAQRSLIVGSASPFASLDDDFQICWFQGDCYGMNLGLQNIEFPEYNDPALISEVPAHLYDALRFDYPCDVTHQNILS, from the exons ATGGAGAGTAGCTTCTCTTCTCCCCGGAACGATTCGTTTCCGGCTGGCCTCCGGGTCCTCGTCGTCGACGACGATCCCACTTGGCTTAAGATCTTAGAAAAGATGCTCAAGAAGTGCTCCTACGAAG TGACTACCTGTGGTTTGGCAACAGAAGCTTTATGCTTGCTTcgtgaaaagaaaaatggatATGACATTGTAATCAGTGATGTGAACATGCCCGACATGGATGGTTTTAAGCTTCTCGAGCATGTAGGACTTGAGATGGATCTTCCAGTTATTA TGATGTCTGTTGATGGAGAAACGAGTAGGGTTATGAAAGGAGTTCAACATGGAGCGTGTGATTATCTTCTTAAGCCGATAAGAATGAAAGAACTACGTAATATATGGCAGCATGTCTTTAGAAGGAAGATACATGAGATAAAAGACATTGAGAGTCATGAAAGCCTCGAAGGTATTCAGCTTATAAGAAGTGGATCAGATCAGTATGATGAGGGATACTTTCTTAGTTCAGATGACCTCACTTCATcgagaaaaagaaaggatgtcGATAACAAATATGATGACAAAGACTTTGCTGATTGTTCATCTACAAAAAAAGCTAGAGTTGTTTGGTCTGTAGATCTTCATCAGAAATTTGTAAAAGCAGTACATCAGATTGGATTTGACA TTGGTCCGAAGAAAATACTAGACCTGATGAACGTGCCTTGGTTGACAAGAGAAAATGTTGCTAGCCACTTGCAG AAGTACCGGCTCTACTTGGGTAGGCTGCAAAAAGAAAATGACCTTACATCTTCTTTTGGTGGGATGAAGCGTTCCAATTCTCCCTCAAAAGATGCTCAAGGAAGTTTTGGCCTTCAGAACTCGATCAGCATTCAACAAAATGATCTTGCACATGGCAGCTTCAGAGTTTCTGGCAATAACTTAATTGCTCAGTGTGTGGATCCGAAGAGCCACGAGGGTGATGCAAAGGGGATTGTTTCAGAGCCTGTAGCAGAAATTAAGAAAGGTTCGAACGGAAATATTCCTGATTCTCAAAAGACCAGGAGTTTACAGATGGTGGACTTCAATAATTCTTGTGTAGAACCCAAAAACGGTGTGATTGGAAATGTTCCTGATTCGCAGAAGATCAGGATTTCACCACTGGACTTCAATAATTCTTATGCAGAAACCAAAAAAGGTTTGAATGGCAATATTCCTGATTCTCAGAAGATTAGGACTCCGCAGGTGCGCCCCAGTCATTCATTTACATCAGTAGAATCTGAAGTAAACTTCACAGAATTTGAATCCACTATCCGGACAAAGTATTCTTGGAACGAAATTCAATTGAAAAAAGAGCAGAAGCCACTTATTCAGTTGAACAGTGGATTCAACAAGCCACCACTGTCCGGTCCACACAACCATTTCCAAGTTGATCGACTACAATCAATTCCTTCCATTAGTCCAAGACCTTCTATCGTGGAGGGAGATGTAACTGGCCCTGCTAAGAGTAAGCCTTCGTACTCTGAGTACATAAATAATCAGGGTAGCCAAGTAAGTCCAACAATAAGCACGGCAGACTCCTTTCCTGATCAAATCAAGAGCTGTGTTGTAAACCATCAAGTTTCTGAGACCATTTCCAGTAGTACATCAAACATGAAGAACCAGGGCTTCAACTTGAGTAGCGTTACTGATTTGGAATCCGCCCAAAGGAGCCTAATCGTGGGAAGTGCATCACCTTTTGCTTCTTTGGATGACGACTTTCAAATTTGTTGGTTTCAAGGTGATTGCTATGGCATGAATCTCGGACTTCAAAACATAGAGTTCCCGGAGTACAATGATCCTGCACTTATTTCTGAAGTTCCTGCTCACTTGTACGATGCACTGAGATTTGATTATCCATGTGACGTGACCCATCAGAATATTCTGTCATAG
- the LOC126608113 gene encoding two-component response regulator ARR11-like isoform X1, with protein sequence MESSFSSPRNDSFPAGLRVLVVDDDPTWLKILEKMLKKCSYEVTTCGLATEALCLLREKKNGYDIVISDVNMPDMDGFKLLEHVGLEMDLPVIMMSVDGETSRVMKGVQHGACDYLLKPIRMKELRNIWQHVFRRKIHEIKDIESHESLEGIQLIRSGSDQYDEGYFLSSDDLTSSRKRKDVDNKYDDKDFADCSSTKKARVVWSVDLHQKFVKAVHQIGFDKVGPKKILDLMNVPWLTRENVASHLQKYRLYLGRLQKENDLTSSFGGMKRSNSPSKDAQGSFGLQNSISIQQNDLAHGSFRVSGNNLIAQCVDPKSHEGDAKGIVSEPVAEIKKGSNGNIPDSQKTRSLQMVDFNNSCVEPKNGVIGNVPDSQKIRISPLDFNNSYAETKKGLNGNIPDSQKIRTPQVRPSHSFTSVESEVNFTEFESTIRTKYSWNEIQLKKEQKPLIQLNSGFNKPPLSGPHNHFQVDRLQSIPSISPRPSIVEGDVTGPAKSKPSYSEYINNQGSQVSPTISTADSFPDQIKSCVVNHQVSETISSSTSNMKNQGFNLSSVTDLESAQRSLIVGSASPFASLDDDFQICWFQGDCYGMNLGLQNIEFPEYNDPALISEVPAHLYDALRFDYPCDVTHQNILS encoded by the exons ATGGAGAGTAGCTTCTCTTCTCCCCGGAACGATTCGTTTCCGGCTGGCCTCCGGGTCCTCGTCGTCGACGACGATCCCACTTGGCTTAAGATCTTAGAAAAGATGCTCAAGAAGTGCTCCTACGAAG TGACTACCTGTGGTTTGGCAACAGAAGCTTTATGCTTGCTTcgtgaaaagaaaaatggatATGACATTGTAATCAGTGATGTGAACATGCCCGACATGGATGGTTTTAAGCTTCTCGAGCATGTAGGACTTGAGATGGATCTTCCAGTTATTA TGATGTCTGTTGATGGAGAAACGAGTAGGGTTATGAAAGGAGTTCAACATGGAGCGTGTGATTATCTTCTTAAGCCGATAAGAATGAAAGAACTACGTAATATATGGCAGCATGTCTTTAGAAGGAAGATACATGAGATAAAAGACATTGAGAGTCATGAAAGCCTCGAAGGTATTCAGCTTATAAGAAGTGGATCAGATCAGTATGATGAGGGATACTTTCTTAGTTCAGATGACCTCACTTCATcgagaaaaagaaaggatgtcGATAACAAATATGATGACAAAGACTTTGCTGATTGTTCATCTACAAAAAAAGCTAGAGTTGTTTGGTCTGTAGATCTTCATCAGAAATTTGTAAAAGCAGTACATCAGATTGGATTTGACA AAGTTGGTCCGAAGAAAATACTAGACCTGATGAACGTGCCTTGGTTGACAAGAGAAAATGTTGCTAGCCACTTGCAG AAGTACCGGCTCTACTTGGGTAGGCTGCAAAAAGAAAATGACCTTACATCTTCTTTTGGTGGGATGAAGCGTTCCAATTCTCCCTCAAAAGATGCTCAAGGAAGTTTTGGCCTTCAGAACTCGATCAGCATTCAACAAAATGATCTTGCACATGGCAGCTTCAGAGTTTCTGGCAATAACTTAATTGCTCAGTGTGTGGATCCGAAGAGCCACGAGGGTGATGCAAAGGGGATTGTTTCAGAGCCTGTAGCAGAAATTAAGAAAGGTTCGAACGGAAATATTCCTGATTCTCAAAAGACCAGGAGTTTACAGATGGTGGACTTCAATAATTCTTGTGTAGAACCCAAAAACGGTGTGATTGGAAATGTTCCTGATTCGCAGAAGATCAGGATTTCACCACTGGACTTCAATAATTCTTATGCAGAAACCAAAAAAGGTTTGAATGGCAATATTCCTGATTCTCAGAAGATTAGGACTCCGCAGGTGCGCCCCAGTCATTCATTTACATCAGTAGAATCTGAAGTAAACTTCACAGAATTTGAATCCACTATCCGGACAAAGTATTCTTGGAACGAAATTCAATTGAAAAAAGAGCAGAAGCCACTTATTCAGTTGAACAGTGGATTCAACAAGCCACCACTGTCCGGTCCACACAACCATTTCCAAGTTGATCGACTACAATCAATTCCTTCCATTAGTCCAAGACCTTCTATCGTGGAGGGAGATGTAACTGGCCCTGCTAAGAGTAAGCCTTCGTACTCTGAGTACATAAATAATCAGGGTAGCCAAGTAAGTCCAACAATAAGCACGGCAGACTCCTTTCCTGATCAAATCAAGAGCTGTGTTGTAAACCATCAAGTTTCTGAGACCATTTCCAGTAGTACATCAAACATGAAGAACCAGGGCTTCAACTTGAGTAGCGTTACTGATTTGGAATCCGCCCAAAGGAGCCTAATCGTGGGAAGTGCATCACCTTTTGCTTCTTTGGATGACGACTTTCAAATTTGTTGGTTTCAAGGTGATTGCTATGGCATGAATCTCGGACTTCAAAACATAGAGTTCCCGGAGTACAATGATCCTGCACTTATTTCTGAAGTTCCTGCTCACTTGTACGATGCACTGAGATTTGATTATCCATGTGACGTGACCCATCAGAATATTCTGTCATAG